The following are from one region of the Osmerus mordax isolate fOsmMor3 chromosome 1, fOsmMor3.pri, whole genome shotgun sequence genome:
- the LOC136967165 gene encoding T-complex protein 11-like protein 1 isoform X1, whose amino-acid sequence MQAKFLPNTSLPNTHILYLIEHHQTWGYNAEGKRGKRSGWRDTDRHTLSSETGLSHSPTKGTTLPERAELEGCVSNLSLAHEIVMNQDFCFRQNSPPKDSVEGRVKEVVHRAFWDVLQEQLSSCPPDYSHAVTLLQEVKATLLSLLLPGHARLRAQLDEVLDLPLIQQQALHGGLDLPRLAAYVTSTMGSLCAPVRDPEIRALRGLSDPVDILREILRVLGLMKTDMVNFTVQNLRPHLLQQAVQYERTKFQQILDKEPASLDRTTAWLRGAAQEFVSNSSSGPEGVSPPPDGAPGPVSPTAVLNRACLNLLHWDPQDHNYPETVVMDRVRLDSLGRSLNLLVLEAAVLLLTTTHCGGTVSSQHGFVGKLKKTFTALLEGSHSRSCDLQGALQGLAEQVLVQVRSVQEGSVQLDRDGLELLKRQISDLGEADNPVRKLLGERVRGYLQATLEAGSQQGAPSPPQALRLVGAELTSLASSFGKILQFNRSVFGPFYAPILRTVLFPEREAEMGEDSR is encoded by the exons ATGCAAGCGAAATTTTTGCCTAACACCAGTTTGCCAAACACTCACATACTTTATTTAATTGAACATCATCAAACGTGGGG TTACAATGCCGAAGGTAAACGAGGTAAAAGAAGCGGGTGGAGAGACACCGATCGACATACCTTGTCTTCAGAAACTGGACTCTCCCACAG CCCCACTAAGGGGACCACCTTACCCGAGCGGGCGGAGCTGGAGGGTTGCGTCTCCAACCTCAGCCTGGCCCACGAGATCGTGATGAACCAAGACTTCTGCTTCAGACAGAACAGCCCTCCCAAAGACAG tgtggaggggagggtgaaggaggtggTTCACCGAGCCTTCTGGGACGTTCTCCAGGAGCAGCTGTCCAGCTGCCCTCCAGACTACAGCCATGCTGTCACCCTGCTTCAGGAGGTCAAGGCT accctcctctccctgctcctgcctgGCCATGCCAGGTTGCGCGCCCAGCTGGACGAGGTTCTAGACCTGCCTCTGATCCAGCAGCAGGCCCTCCACGGGGGCCTGGACCTGCCCCGCCTGGCCGCCTACGTCACCAGCACCATGGGCTCCCTCTGTGCCCCCGTACGGGACCCAGAAATCCGGGCCCTGCGAGGCCTCTCAGACCCAGTGGACATCCTCAG GGAGATCCTGCGTGTGCTGGGACTGATGAAGACCGACATGGTGAACTTCACCGTCCAGAACCTGAGACCACACCTGCTCCAGCAGGCTGTCCAGTACGAGCGGACCAAGTTCCAGCAGATCCTGGACAAGGAGCCAG cctctctggaCCGCACCACTGCATGGCTCCGAGGGGCCGCCCAAGAGTTCGTATCTAATTCATCATCGGGACCGGAGGGGGTGTCCCCCCCGCCTGATGGTGCTCCTGGTCCAGTCAGCCCCACGGCCGTGCTCAACAGAGCCTGCCTGAACCTGCTCCACTGGGACCCACAAGACCACAACTACCCCGAG aCGGTTGTGATGGATCGGGTCCGCCTGGATTCTCTGGGTCGGAGTCTGAATCTGCTGGTTCTGGAAGCCGCAGTACTTCTGTTGACCACCACTCATTGTGGGGGCACTGTTTCTTCCCAGCATGGGTTTGTAGGTAAACTGAAGAAGACCTTCACTGCCCTGTTGGAGGGCAGTCACAGCAG GAGCTGCgacctgcagggggcgctgcAGGGCCTTGCGGAGCAGGTTCTGGTGCAGGTGCGGAGCGTCCAGGAGGGGAGCGTCCAGCTGGACAGAGACGGACTGGAGCTGCTGAAGAGACAGATCTCAGATCTGGGGGAGGCTGACAACCCTGTCCGCAAGctcctag gGGAGAGAGTCCGGGGCTACCTGCAGGCTACGCTGGAGGCCGGTTCCCAGCAGGGGGCCCCGTCCCCGCCCCAGGCCCTGCGCCTGGTGGGGGCTGAGCTCACCTCGCTGGCCTCCTCCTTCGGAAAAATCCTCCAGTTCAACCGCTCTGTGTTCGGGCCCTTCTACGCCCCCATCCTCAGGACAGTCCtgttcccagagagagaggccgagatGGGGGAAGACTCCcgctag
- the LOC136967165 gene encoding T-complex protein 11-like protein 1 isoform X2 has translation MPKVNEVKEAGGETPIDIPCLQKLDSPTGSPTKGTTLPERAELEGCVSNLSLAHEIVMNQDFCFRQNSPPKDSVEGRVKEVVHRAFWDVLQEQLSSCPPDYSHAVTLLQEVKATLLSLLLPGHARLRAQLDEVLDLPLIQQQALHGGLDLPRLAAYVTSTMGSLCAPVRDPEIRALRGLSDPVDILREILRVLGLMKTDMVNFTVQNLRPHLLQQAVQYERTKFQQILDKEPASLDRTTAWLRGAAQEFVSNSSSGPEGVSPPPDGAPGPVSPTAVLNRACLNLLHWDPQDHNYPETVVMDRVRLDSLGRSLNLLVLEAAVLLLTTTHCGGTVSSQHGFVGKLKKTFTALLEGSHSRSCDLQGALQGLAEQVLVQVRSVQEGSVQLDRDGLELLKRQISDLGEADNPVRKLLGERVRGYLQATLEAGSQQGAPSPPQALRLVGAELTSLASSFGKILQFNRSVFGPFYAPILRTVLFPEREAEMGEDSR, from the exons ATGCCGAAGGTAAACGAGGTAAAAGAAGCGGGTGGAGAGACACCGATCGACATACCTTGTCTTCAGAAACTGGACTCTCCCACAG GTAGCCCCACTAAGGGGACCACCTTACCCGAGCGGGCGGAGCTGGAGGGTTGCGTCTCCAACCTCAGCCTGGCCCACGAGATCGTGATGAACCAAGACTTCTGCTTCAGACAGAACAGCCCTCCCAAAGACAG tgtggaggggagggtgaaggaggtggTTCACCGAGCCTTCTGGGACGTTCTCCAGGAGCAGCTGTCCAGCTGCCCTCCAGACTACAGCCATGCTGTCACCCTGCTTCAGGAGGTCAAGGCT accctcctctccctgctcctgcctgGCCATGCCAGGTTGCGCGCCCAGCTGGACGAGGTTCTAGACCTGCCTCTGATCCAGCAGCAGGCCCTCCACGGGGGCCTGGACCTGCCCCGCCTGGCCGCCTACGTCACCAGCACCATGGGCTCCCTCTGTGCCCCCGTACGGGACCCAGAAATCCGGGCCCTGCGAGGCCTCTCAGACCCAGTGGACATCCTCAG GGAGATCCTGCGTGTGCTGGGACTGATGAAGACCGACATGGTGAACTTCACCGTCCAGAACCTGAGACCACACCTGCTCCAGCAGGCTGTCCAGTACGAGCGGACCAAGTTCCAGCAGATCCTGGACAAGGAGCCAG cctctctggaCCGCACCACTGCATGGCTCCGAGGGGCCGCCCAAGAGTTCGTATCTAATTCATCATCGGGACCGGAGGGGGTGTCCCCCCCGCCTGATGGTGCTCCTGGTCCAGTCAGCCCCACGGCCGTGCTCAACAGAGCCTGCCTGAACCTGCTCCACTGGGACCCACAAGACCACAACTACCCCGAG aCGGTTGTGATGGATCGGGTCCGCCTGGATTCTCTGGGTCGGAGTCTGAATCTGCTGGTTCTGGAAGCCGCAGTACTTCTGTTGACCACCACTCATTGTGGGGGCACTGTTTCTTCCCAGCATGGGTTTGTAGGTAAACTGAAGAAGACCTTCACTGCCCTGTTGGAGGGCAGTCACAGCAG GAGCTGCgacctgcagggggcgctgcAGGGCCTTGCGGAGCAGGTTCTGGTGCAGGTGCGGAGCGTCCAGGAGGGGAGCGTCCAGCTGGACAGAGACGGACTGGAGCTGCTGAAGAGACAGATCTCAGATCTGGGGGAGGCTGACAACCCTGTCCGCAAGctcctag gGGAGAGAGTCCGGGGCTACCTGCAGGCTACGCTGGAGGCCGGTTCCCAGCAGGGGGCCCCGTCCCCGCCCCAGGCCCTGCGCCTGGTGGGGGCTGAGCTCACCTCGCTGGCCTCCTCCTTCGGAAAAATCCTCCAGTTCAACCGCTCTGTGTTCGGGCCCTTCTACGCCCCCATCCTCAGGACAGTCCtgttcccagagagagaggccgagatGGGGGAAGACTCCcgctag
- the phc2b gene encoding LOW QUALITY PROTEIN: polyhomeotic-like protein 2b (The sequence of the model RefSeq protein was modified relative to this genomic sequence to represent the inferred CDS: inserted 2 bases in 1 codon): MDSDQGAAASTATGATSSTTSTTTTSPSPSTPSSAQGGVVVSGAPGGAGRQVSQISVYSGISDRQTVQVIQQALHRGPSSAAQYLQQMYAAQQQHLMLQTAALQQQHSLQSLAAAQQASLAAGRQSSTQHNGGSALQPGAAAGTINLSPSPAXAQLISRASRALAPPPATISQQAVLLGPQSSPTFASQAHIYLRAQMAQQSNLVQVARTLGRAVPLSPQLIFTPTATVTAVQSESSSQAASSQVQNLALRGPPGPQGPPGLQALSLKQIPAPIQPSAPPKTPSQGAPGGPGGKPGASAPLYEGGRKGEAVVAAEGRALNMSRSVTVGRGSALIAPAYTQIQPHSLVIHHKQQSHVPQRAPLSLQTASIQPHLHTPGPVLPRPPGPPQAPPASHQAPPASHQAPPASHQATIFHSTISPHHTLHPSLTLSQAKAQPVQLTPINLQIQPTASQVRGQVSRLDQDSKDKPTSLVVRETPPPAAQQSPAPSPSPVAKPSEPLKPAPATPTSTPVATPTSLPSAPAESAASTKRVSSTPSPGTPSPPTNMTSGNESEVAPVVAGSAPQNGENKPPQAIVKPQVLTHVIEGFVIQEGAEPFPIERFPLLVDSPKKDQLSSDPDKTPGSNPDNSTDSEAEDQELKEQEEADVPKLTCEYCGWVDFNYKFKGSKRFCSMVCAKRYNVGCTKRMGLFRPERSKPTNRWRRRSVGRPSVEAKKQKLSPTPSQPPRGSAAPPLPSQPSQGESSPCSDTSSDEEPPSPASPLSAASSGPPQGPPQGPPTHHPAGRGSEQEAREPPLSQHFMPTDATQWKVGEVYEFIRSLPGCQEIAEEFRSQEIDGQALLLLKEDHLMSAMNIKLGPALKIFASINMLKDS, encoded by the exons ATGGATAGTGACCAGGGGGCTGCAGCCTCCACCGCCACTGgggccacctcctccaccacctccaccacgaccacctcccccagcccctccaccccctcctcagcccagggtggggtggtggtgagtgGGGCTcctgggggagcagggaggcaggtctCCCAGATCTCCGTGTACAGCGGCATCTCTGACCGGCAGACTGTTCAG gtgattCAGCAGGCTCTCCACAGGGGGCCCAGCTCAGCAGCTCAGTACCTGCAGCAGATGTACGCcgcccagcagcagcacctcATGCTGCAGACAGCAGCGCTGCAGCAGCAACACAGCCTGCAGAGTCTGGCCGCAGCAcagcag GCCAGTCtagcagcaggcagacagagctcCACTCAGCACAACGGAGGATCAGCTCTCCAGCCTGGAGCTGCAGCTGGCACC atcaacctctccccctccccggc CGCTCAGCTCATCAGTCGTGCCAGCAGGGCGTTAGCTCCTCCCCCCGCCACCATTTCCCAGCAGGCCGTGCTTCTGGGACCTCAGTCCAGCCCCACCTTCGCCAGCCAGGCCCACATT tacctgcgggcacagatg GCTCAGCAGAGTAACCTGGTCCAGGTGGCCAGGACTCTGGGCCGGGctgtacccctctccccccagctcaTCTTCACCCCCACTGCCACCGTCACTGCTGTCCAATCAGAGAGCTCCAGTCAGGCGGCCTCCTCCCAG GTCCAGAACCTGGCCCTCCGTGGCCCCCCgggcccccagggccccccggGCCTGCAAGCCCTCAGCCTGAAGCAGATCCCAGCCCCCATccagccctccgccccccccaagACCCCCAGCCAGGGGGCccccggggggccgggggggaagCCCGGCGCGTCCGCACCCCTCTACGAGGGTGGTCGGAAGGGGGAGGCGGTGGTGGCGGCGGAGGGGCGTGCCCTGAACATGAGCCGCAGTGTGACTGTGGGGAGGGGCTCTGCTCTCATCGCTCCAG cctACACCCAGATCCAGCCCCACTCCCTGGTGATCCACCACAAGCAGCAGAGCCACGTTCCTCAGAGggctcctctcagcctccaaacagcctccatccagcctcacctccacacccccggcCCCGTGCTGCCCCGGCCGCCCGGCCCTCCCCAGGCCCCACCGGCCAGCCACCAGGCCCCACCGGCCAGCCACCAGGCCCCACCGGCCAGCCACCAGGCCACCATCTTCCACTCCACCATCAGCCCCCACCACAcgctccaccccagcctcaccctcagCCAGGCCAAGGCCCAGCCCGTCCAGCTCACCCCCATCAACCTCCAGATCCAGCCCACCGCCTCGCAGGTCAGGGGCCAG gtgtCCCGATTGGATCAGGACAGCAAAGACAAGCCCACCTCATTGGTGGTTAGAGAAACTCCGCCCCCTGCTGCCCAGcagagccccgccccctctccctcaccggtCGCCAAGCCTTCCGAGCCTCTGAAGCCCGCCCCTGCCacgcccacctccacccccgtgGCCACGCCCACTAGCCTCCCGTCAG CTCCGGCGGAGAGCGCAGCTTCGACCAAGCGCGTGAGCTCGACCCCATCACCTGGAACGCCCTCTCCTCCGACGAACATGACCTCCGGAAACGAGAGCGAGGTGGCGCCTGTGGTGGCGGGAAGCGCGCCGCAGAACGGAGAGAACAAGCCCCCGCAGGCCATCGTCAAGCCCCAGGTCCTCACACACGTCATCGAGGGCTTCGTCATCCAGGAGGGGGCTGAGCCGTTCCCC aTTGAGCGGTTCCCCCTCCTGGTAGACAGCCCCAAGAAGGACCagctctcctctgaccctgacaAGACCCCCGGCAGTAACCCTGACAACAGCACCGACTCTGAGGCAGAGGACCAAG agctaaaggagcaggaggaggcagaTGTTCCTAAGCTCACCTGTGAGTACTGTGGCTGGGTGGACTTCAACTACAAGTTCAAGGGCTCCAAGAGGTTCTGCTCCATGGTCTGTGCCAAGAG GTACAACGTGGGCTGCACTAAGAGGATGGGCCTTTTCCGCCCAGAGAGGAGCAAACCAACCAATCGCTGGCGCAGGAGGTCTGTGGGCCGTCCCAGCGTGGAGGCCAAGAAGCAG AAGCtgtcccccacaccctcccagcccccccgggGGTCCgcggccccccccctcccctcccagcccagccagggGGAGTCCAGCCCCTGTTCAGACACGTCCAGCGACGAGGAGCCCCCCTCGCCCGCTTCCCCCCTGTCGGCCGCCAGCTCTGGGCCCCCCCAGGGGCCCCCCCAGGggccccccacacaccaccccgcaGGGAGGGGCTCTGAACAGGAAGCCAGGGAGCCGCCCCTCTCTCAGCACTTCATGCCCACCGACGCCACCCAGTggaaggtgggggaggtgtACGAGTTCATCCGCTCTCTGCCAG GCTGCCAGGAGATCGCGGAGGAGTTCCGCTCGCAGGAGATCGACGGCCAGGCCCTGCTGCTCTTAAAGGAGGATCACCTGATGAGCGCCATGAACATCAAACTGGGTCCTGCCCTGAAGATCTTCGCCAGCATCAACATGCTGAAAGACTCCTAG